ACTTGTCCACGCTCGGAAAGAACTCGATCTTCTCATCCAGGCGCAATTTGCTCGTGGCCTGCCACCAGGATTCCTCGCCCAGGCGCAGGGAATATCTCTGTTTGCTTCCGTCGTCGGCAAACATCTGGTTCTGGTAGTTCCCGCCCAACTCGGTCAGCAAAACGAAGTTGGTCCGAGTCACCCATTTGTAACCGAGGCCGGGACCCACATCGTACCGGAGGTCAATTCGGCGAACTTCATCGAATCCGGCGCCCGCGGCGTTATAGACGAGGAACTTTTTCCCGATGTCGTATTCGATCTTCCAGCTTCCATCCATGCGGTTGTCGGAAAGCACGCCGTCGGCCCGCCCATACGAGACCAGGTAATCGAGGTCGTTTTTGAGGAGTCGTTTGCTAGGAGTGGTGTGAAGGTGCGTGGCTCGAAAACGGCCCGCGTAAGTCTGGCGGTCTTTGCTGCTAAACGCCAGGTTAAGACCGACTTCAAGTTCGCCCTTCCAGTCCATCAGGAATTTGGGCAGGCCCGCGCCCAGGGTCGGTTGTTGCTCCTCCGGTTTGGAGACGGAAGATTTGGGAGCGGCGGCCGCAGACGAAGGAGGAGCCGGAGCGTCCGTTCCACCTTTGGCGGTTGGGGCGGGAGCTTTCTGGGCCGGAGTTGGACTCGCGGGCGGGGGAGCGGGCGCCGGCTTGGGAGGTTGAGCTACAGCCTTCGCGCCTTGATCTTCGCGCCGTGCGATCTGGGACGCGGAAATCGTGATTCGCTCGGCGTACGGCGTGGAGAGCACGACCTCCTGAGCGTTGGTCGAAACGATCGAGCCGGT
This is a stretch of genomic DNA from Verrucomicrobiota bacterium. It encodes these proteins:
- a CDS encoding DUF481 domain-containing protein produces the protein MAESEWSAASAVSPATICRRRSLQPPLPMPRLRVRKIRCAIWSSLWTVLSACLAVATSAQAQDVILHLKNGDRVTGSIVSTNAQEVVLSTPYAERITISASQIARREDQGAKAVAQPPKPAPAPPPASPTPAQKAPAPTAKGGTDAPAPPSSAAAAPKSSVSKPEEQQPTLGAGLPKFLMDWKGELEVGLNLAFSSKDRQTYAGRFRATHLHTTPSKRLLKNDLDYLVSYGRADGVLSDNRMDGSWKIEYDIGKKFLVYNAAGAGFDEVRRIDLRYDVGPGLGYKWVTRTNFVLLTELGGNYQNQMFADDGSKQRYSLRLGEESWWQATSKLRLDEKIEFFPSVDKFGEYRLRGEVNLSYLVRNNVALKLTLIDLYETDPPIGISNNDLQIRSSVGIKF